The Opitutaceae bacterium genome has a window encoding:
- a CDS encoding ATP-binding protein: MLATKGHIHKQVAAFALVLCMVVILPIGGFLFAHHIRQFRSDSRESFASTARVIAANSSASVAFNDTAAAKEILESLSNISFVMSAGLYTNEGVLLASYNSVPATIAGLPKSDGFEYLVIDVTYREEKLGVLYLHSDLPARFRHTILIWTSVYAGGLLFAVVLARVLSLRFRRIAADPISALAKTASEVTEDRDYTLRANPEGPTEVVALANSFNEMLAEIERRDQEIAAKNETLRNQLERLKGEIADRERAEQQLRETHREMVRLSREAGMAEVASGVLHNIGNVINSVNVSIELLSDRLRDNPRVAARVLYKLVHDQNPNVEAVLAAHPQGGALLKLLQELSQLGVSQFEHAGEEVQSLRNKLSHLKDVINRQQTLAKARIVTEPFDLRDAVRETLLLCEDSLLPNRIQVVETQDGPSQIIADRTYVIQILVNLVRNAATAIKGASRKNPRIEIHYSGEGDRRRVGIKDNGVGISPDARTRIFSYGFTTRNDGHGFGLHSSANAARMMGGSLKVESEGVGSGATFTLELPFYKLPQSHASNE; the protein is encoded by the coding sequence ATGCTTGCGACCAAGGGACACATCCACAAGCAGGTGGCCGCATTCGCGCTTGTGCTTTGCATGGTTGTGATTTTGCCCATCGGCGGCTTTCTTTTCGCCCATCACATCCGGCAGTTCAGGAGCGATTCTAGGGAGAGCTTTGCGTCCACGGCGCGCGTGATCGCGGCAAACAGCTCGGCCTCGGTCGCCTTCAACGACACGGCGGCGGCAAAGGAGATTCTTGAATCGCTGTCCAACATCTCGTTTGTCATGTCCGCGGGCCTGTACACCAACGAGGGCGTCCTGCTCGCGAGCTACAATTCCGTCCCTGCAACAATCGCAGGACTGCCGAAATCAGATGGGTTCGAATACCTCGTGATCGACGTGACCTACCGGGAGGAGAAGCTTGGCGTACTCTACCTTCACAGTGATCTGCCGGCGCGGTTCAGGCACACAATTCTCATTTGGACGAGTGTCTATGCCGGCGGACTCCTCTTCGCTGTTGTGCTTGCGCGTGTGCTTTCCCTTCGCTTCAGGAGAATCGCCGCGGATCCGATCAGTGCGCTCGCAAAGACGGCCTCGGAGGTGACCGAAGACCGCGATTACACGCTTCGCGCCAATCCGGAGGGGCCCACCGAGGTGGTGGCGCTTGCCAACTCCTTCAACGAGATGCTCGCCGAGATAGAGCGCCGGGATCAGGAGATCGCTGCGAAGAACGAGACGCTTCGCAATCAGCTGGAGCGGCTCAAGGGCGAGATCGCCGACCGTGAGCGAGCCGAGCAGCAGCTGAGGGAGACGCATCGCGAGATGGTACGCCTTTCCAGGGAAGCCGGCATGGCCGAGGTCGCCTCGGGAGTCCTTCACAATATCGGCAATGTCATCAACTCGGTGAATGTCAGCATCGAGCTTTTGTCGGACCGCCTGCGCGACAATCCCCGTGTTGCGGCACGTGTGCTCTACAAGCTGGTGCACGACCAGAACCCGAACGTTGAGGCGGTCCTTGCTGCGCATCCCCAAGGCGGTGCGCTTCTCAAGCTCTTGCAGGAGCTCTCTCAGCTTGGGGTGAGCCAGTTTGAGCATGCAGGCGAAGAGGTGCAATCGCTTCGCAACAAACTCTCGCACCTGAAGGATGTGATCAACCGCCAGCAGACGCTTGCCAAGGCCCGCATTGTGACAGAGCCCTTCGATCTTAGGGATGCGGTGCGGGAAACGCTTCTTTTGTGCGAGGACTCGTTGCTGCCCAATCGTATCCAGGTTGTGGAGACGCAGGATGGGCCGTCGCAAATCATCGCGGACCGCACGTATGTCATCCAGATTCTCGTCAACCTGGTGCGCAACGCTGCGACCGCGATCAAAGGCGCATCCCGAAAGAACCCGCGGATCGAGATTCATTATTCCGGCGAGGGAGACAGGCGCAGAGTCGGGATTAAAGACAATGGAGTCGGGATTTCCCCTGATGCGCGCACGCGGATTTTCAGCTATGGTTTTACAACCCGTAATGATGGCCACGGGTTCGGCTTGCATAGCTCCGCCAACGCCGCCCGAATGATGGGAGGAAGTCTGAAGGTGGAAAGCGAAGGCGTCGGATCCGGGGCCACCTTCACTTTGGAACTTCCCTTCTACAAGCTGCCGCAGAGCCATGCCTCAAACGAATAA
- a CDS encoding TonB-dependent receptor, with product MAITIGSPRLRLGLGLLTAGLAVSGGLSGQASPHDPEGLADLALEQLAQVPVEFVTGASKYEQSIRRAPASVTVLSAEDIANFNWRTLGAALNSTPGLHIRTDRFYDYLGNRGFTRPYDYNARTLILVNGHRINDSIYQQGPIGSEFLLDPELISRIEIIRGPGSSVYGSSAFYGAVNVIPKKASDFAGGEVSVTVDNTLGVKGRATIGNRTANGIEYVLSVSGMETPGEKDFTLPQDWRDNTGLPDIIAHKRDGTSYKSLYSNLRWGGLEWETAYGKRVKQVLPVVYYTHTRDPSWGMDERAYSLFRYTAAPSPDSTLVAKVAWDHYRYGGRFSPAFANFHIQQPFSRAASVNAEVRWRQQIRGGHILIAGVEYQNNIQQNLGRNDLTLNQTAVSVKKSSYFTSPFVQADWTLAETLFLSTGARYDDYSTGENRWTPRVGLMWEATPRLTAKLIYGESFRVPNVEERFAQELGVVRNDNIRAEKNFSWEAVLSYKPTEAWTLEGNFYSTSAEDLIQSVPWDPDPTQYTYANRQEIVTRGAELSATAFFKSDVQIRISSTIQLADDKDQPSGIFDAPRYLNKLSISAPLGRKDLRGSVEFLAVSKRHDSSGANVDDYYVANASIRALRIWRRWEVTLSAYNLFNQRWQDPKNVGQVLSPPRTIAIRSTLDF from the coding sequence ATGGCTATCACTATCGGCTCGCCCCGGTTGAGACTGGGGCTCGGCTTACTGACAGCGGGTTTGGCGGTGAGTGGCGGCTTGTCAGGCCAAGCTTCTCCGCACGACCCTGAAGGCCTTGCAGACCTTGCCCTTGAGCAGCTTGCCCAGGTGCCGGTGGAGTTTGTCACCGGTGCCTCCAAGTATGAACAGTCGATCCGTCGCGCCCCTGCCAGCGTGACCGTTCTGAGCGCCGAGGATATTGCGAATTTCAACTGGCGGACGCTGGGAGCTGCCTTGAACAGCACCCCGGGTCTGCACATCCGCACCGACCGTTTCTACGACTATCTTGGGAACCGCGGATTCACGAGACCCTACGACTACAACGCCCGCACCCTGATTCTGGTGAATGGGCATCGGATCAACGATTCGATTTACCAGCAGGGACCGATTGGGTCTGAGTTTTTGCTGGATCCGGAGTTGATCAGCCGCATTGAAATCATTCGCGGTCCCGGATCCTCGGTTTATGGCAGCAGCGCTTTCTATGGCGCCGTGAATGTCATACCGAAGAAGGCCAGCGATTTTGCCGGTGGAGAGGTTTCGGTCACCGTGGACAACACACTCGGTGTGAAGGGAAGGGCGACCATCGGCAACCGCACCGCCAATGGAATCGAGTATGTGCTTTCCGTCAGCGGCATGGAAACGCCTGGAGAGAAGGATTTCACCCTTCCACAGGACTGGAGGGACAACACGGGGCTTCCCGATATTATTGCGCACAAGCGGGACGGCACATCCTACAAGAGCTTGTACTCCAATCTTCGCTGGGGCGGCCTTGAGTGGGAGACCGCTTACGGCAAACGCGTGAAGCAGGTGCTGCCAGTGGTCTACTACACCCACACCCGGGACCCGTCCTGGGGCATGGACGAGCGTGCGTATTCACTTTTCCGCTACACGGCTGCCCCGTCTCCCGACAGCACCCTTGTCGCCAAGGTCGCATGGGACCATTATCGCTATGGAGGGCGGTTCTCGCCTGCCTTCGCCAATTTCCATATCCAACAGCCCTTCTCACGCGCCGCATCGGTGAACGCCGAGGTGAGGTGGCGCCAGCAAATTCGCGGAGGCCACATCCTGATTGCGGGTGTCGAGTATCAAAACAATATTCAACAGAACCTTGGCCGAAACGACCTCACGCTCAACCAGACGGCCGTTTCGGTGAAGAAGAGCTCCTATTTCACCAGCCCTTTTGTCCAAGCGGATTGGACCCTGGCGGAAACCCTGTTTCTTTCGACGGGGGCGCGCTACGATGACTATAGCACCGGCGAGAATCGCTGGACGCCCCGTGTCGGCCTCATGTGGGAGGCGACTCCCCGGCTGACGGCCAAATTGATTTATGGCGAATCGTTTCGCGTGCCAAATGTCGAGGAACGGTTTGCGCAAGAGTTGGGAGTTGTCCGGAACGACAACATCCGGGCGGAAAAGAACTTTAGCTGGGAGGCTGTCTTGTCTTACAAGCCGACCGAGGCTTGGACGCTTGAGGGCAATTTCTACTCCACGAGCGCCGAAGACTTAATTCAAAGCGTTCCCTGGGATCCGGATCCCACCCAGTACACCTATGCCAATCGCCAGGAAATTGTGACGCGGGGCGCCGAGCTCTCTGCCACTGCGTTCTTCAAGTCTGATGTGCAAATCCGAATCAGTTCCACGATCCAGCTTGCAGACGACAAGGATCAGCCTTCTGGAATATTTGATGCGCCCCGCTACCTGAATAAACTGAGCATTTCGGCCCCGCTCGGACGGAAGGACCTGAGGGGCTCCGTGGAGTTTCTCGCGGTGTCGAAGCGCCACGACAGTTCGGGTGCGAACGTCGACGACTACTATGTTGCAAACGCATCGATACGCGCTCTCCGGATCTGGCGTCGTTGGGAGGTCACGCTGAGCGCCTATAATTTGTTCAACCAGCGATGGCAGGATCCCAAAAATGTCGGCCAGGTCCTTTCCCCGCCGAGGACAATCGCCATTCGCAGCACACTCGATTTCTGA
- a CDS encoding RDD family protein yields MTSVRILLSIFLLTLGLARPAFAFTLILEAESGTRTIEDSGPAPLPEPPPASPGADAPQPPAPPAPEEEFHRDGEHPGHPDQSAQEERAGEEGAAEEHSDEPPPDEWEGDHGQEVVMTFFQDAIVGAGQNVQVAMAVRGNTLVEGKIREAAMAYAGDTLIEGSTAGPAMAFFGNVHVNGRVGGEVICILGDVTLGPKAYVGGQIVAIGGQIHRAEGAVVRGQVVNIALTPGAPELGGLQAWIRDAVFFGRPLCFNAKAWWIWWFASAFLAVYLIIGIIAPRAVLRCVETLETRPGRTLAAAVLSAFLMPLIFVLLLVTVVGAPVFGFFAMACAVFGKAAFLVWLGRRFGVKAPVLALLVGGLVLTALYLIPVLGFLAYLFATGLGVGMAVYTLMLVTRRERKAPVSAAPSAPVGAVPAGDGGFSPEPTGAAVAANVVAPAGVSTPPPLVPPRLVPPPTDDPATAERAGFMIRLGASIIDIVVVAIVSSLLGLTGGFLMLGFVAYCVVLWVFRGATVGGIICGLKLVRLDGEPLDWLTAGVRALGGFVSLAILGLGFLWVAFDDEAQSWHDRIAGTTIIRSRNRRGLV; encoded by the coding sequence ATGACTTCTGTCCGCATCCTCCTCTCCATTTTCCTGCTCACCCTGGGGTTGGCTCGCCCCGCGTTCGCGTTTACGCTAATTCTCGAAGCTGAATCGGGCACACGAACCATTGAGGACTCGGGCCCTGCTCCGCTTCCCGAGCCTCCCCCAGCTTCACCGGGAGCAGACGCTCCCCAACCGCCAGCTCCCCCGGCGCCTGAAGAGGAATTCCACAGGGACGGGGAGCACCCCGGCCACCCGGATCAATCCGCCCAAGAGGAGAGGGCGGGCGAGGAAGGTGCTGCCGAGGAACACTCAGACGAGCCGCCTCCAGACGAATGGGAGGGTGACCACGGTCAGGAAGTCGTCATGACCTTTTTTCAGGATGCCATCGTGGGTGCTGGCCAAAACGTGCAGGTGGCCATGGCCGTGCGTGGCAACACCCTCGTCGAAGGAAAGATTCGCGAGGCGGCAATGGCCTATGCAGGTGACACCCTGATTGAGGGTTCCACCGCCGGTCCGGCGATGGCATTCTTCGGCAATGTCCATGTTAACGGGCGCGTCGGGGGTGAAGTCATTTGTATTCTTGGAGATGTGACACTTGGTCCCAAGGCGTATGTTGGTGGCCAGATTGTCGCCATTGGCGGCCAGATCCATCGCGCGGAGGGTGCGGTGGTACGTGGACAGGTGGTGAATATCGCCCTTACGCCAGGTGCCCCTGAACTTGGGGGTCTTCAAGCCTGGATCCGGGATGCCGTGTTCTTTGGTCGACCGCTTTGCTTCAATGCGAAAGCCTGGTGGATCTGGTGGTTCGCCTCGGCCTTCCTCGCCGTCTATCTAATCATCGGAATCATCGCCCCCAGGGCCGTCCTCCGCTGTGTGGAGACGCTGGAGACGCGCCCCGGAAGGACTCTCGCGGCGGCGGTGCTAAGCGCCTTCCTGATGCCGCTTATTTTTGTACTCCTGCTCGTGACGGTCGTGGGCGCCCCCGTATTTGGCTTTTTTGCAATGGCCTGCGCTGTGTTTGGCAAAGCAGCGTTCCTCGTTTGGCTGGGACGCCGGTTTGGGGTCAAGGCACCTGTCCTTGCGCTCCTTGTCGGTGGCTTGGTCCTGACTGCACTGTACCTGATCCCGGTGCTTGGTTTCCTCGCCTACTTGTTCGCGACCGGTCTCGGGGTGGGTATGGCAGTCTACACACTGATGCTGGTGACGCGCCGTGAGCGTAAGGCGCCTGTTTCGGCTGCTCCTTCCGCCCCTGTCGGCGCTGTTCCCGCAGGTGATGGCGGATTTTCGCCTGAACCAACTGGCGCCGCGGTCGCGGCGAATGTTGTGGCACCCGCTGGAGTTTCCACGCCGCCTCCGCTTGTACCGCCTCGCCTGGTGCCACCGCCGACGGATGATCCCGCCACAGCAGAGCGTGCCGGGTTCATGATTCGCTTGGGCGCATCAATCATTGATATCGTGGTGGTGGCGATTGTCTCGTCGTTACTTGGCCTGACCGGCGGCTTCCTGATGCTTGGGTTCGTCGCGTATTGCGTTGTCCTCTGGGTGTTTAGAGGTGCCACGGTCGGCGGGATCATCTGTGGGCTCAAGTTGGTGCGCCTCGATGGGGAGCCGCTGGATTGGCTCACGGCAGGGGTGCGCGCCCTGGGTGGTTTCGTATCCCTTGCGATACTGGGCCTTGGTTTCCTTTGGGTGGCTTTCGATGACGAAGCCCAGTCGTGGCACGACCGCATTGCTGGCACGACGATCATTCGCAGCCGCAACCGGCGGGGCCTGGTCTAG
- a CDS encoding FKBP-type peptidyl-prolyl cis-trans isomerase, whose translation MKLLRCFLLSLFALTPLLVQAQREKLPPEDLEIVEREWPDANRSFTGLRWVVTKPGSGELIREGDEVSVLYVGRLIDGKVFDKATDPKEPFKFRVARGQVIDGWEEMLQKMRPGEKVTVIVPFELGYGSRGQPPKIPRRATLVFDVEVIAVERNKN comes from the coding sequence ATGAAACTCCTGCGTTGCTTCCTGCTTTCCCTGTTCGCCCTGACGCCCCTCCTTGTCCAAGCCCAGCGTGAAAAGCTCCCGCCCGAGGACCTCGAGATAGTCGAGCGGGAGTGGCCGGACGCCAACCGCTCCTTCACAGGGCTTCGTTGGGTGGTCACAAAGCCAGGGTCGGGTGAACTTATTCGGGAAGGGGACGAGGTTTCGGTGCTCTACGTCGGAAGACTCATCGACGGGAAGGTATTCGACAAGGCCACCGACCCCAAGGAGCCGTTCAAATTCCGCGTTGCCCGCGGTCAGGTGATCGACGGCTGGGAGGAGATGCTTCAGAAGATGCGACCCGGCGAAAAAGTCACCGTGATCGTACCGTTTGAGCTCGGATACGGTTCCCGTGGCCAGCCCCCGAAAATTCCGCGCCGAGCCACGCTTGTGTTCGACGTCGAGGTGATCGCGGTCGAGAGGAATAAGAATTAG
- a CDS encoding YfiR family protein translates to MLCFAASLVAVQAQGTQTFSASAVKAAYLVNFAKFTTWPNQQANPQMPLVIGVADDREVEEFLFKLIAGQKIQEHPLRVRRVMSDSDLAGCHIVYFGDVLAGDLVRMIETIANGPVLTVSSAQGFLEKGGMVGFYSENKNLRFEIDSARTAESGLVLSSRLLALARSNPQRAR, encoded by the coding sequence ATGCTTTGCTTCGCTGCATCGCTGGTAGCGGTGCAGGCGCAGGGCACGCAGACGTTCAGCGCGAGCGCAGTGAAGGCCGCATACCTGGTCAATTTTGCCAAGTTCACCACTTGGCCGAACCAGCAGGCCAACCCTCAGATGCCACTCGTGATCGGTGTGGCTGATGACCGCGAAGTGGAGGAGTTTCTTTTCAAACTCATCGCCGGGCAGAAGATTCAGGAGCATCCGCTTCGCGTCCGGCGTGTCATGAGCGACTCCGATCTGGCTGGTTGTCACATTGTTTATTTTGGAGACGTTCTTGCGGGAGATTTGGTGCGCATGATCGAGACGATTGCCAACGGGCCAGTGCTCACAGTATCCTCGGCACAGGGTTTTTTGGAGAAGGGCGGCATGGTGGGATTTTATTCGGAAAACAAGAACCTCAGGTTTGAGATCGACAGCGCACGAACGGCGGAATCAGGCCTGGTGCTTAGCTCTCGTTTGCTCGCGCTCGCGCGCTCCAACCCGCAAAGGGCCCGTTGA
- the miaB gene encoding tRNA (N6-isopentenyl adenosine(37)-C2)-methylthiotransferase MiaB has protein sequence MNRVHIKTYGCQMNERDSEAVAAMLRARGYRIVQEEDNCDVLLLNTCSVRDAAEQKAIGKAGYLQHRKKKNPDFVLGILGCMAQNRGAELLDRLPDVDLIVGTQKFHLVPDYLDNLRAAREAGVPIGETLIDIGEEPGSQNAIKDHLEPEPGAEVQVSAFVSIQQGCNMDCAFCIVPKTRGDERSRPMDEILAECRGLAQRGVREVTLLGQIVTSYGRRDYVHTGGVSPFVQLLERVHEIEGIERIRFTSPHPRGFKQDLADAYGRLPKLCEYVHLPMQSGSDRILRAMNRPYTRERYWEIVESLRAVRPDMYFSTDVIVGFPGETEEDFQQTRELFERCNFDMAYVFKYSIRTGTPAAAMGDQIPEEVKERRNQELLAILQANSLRRTSTLLDTVQEVLVEGPDKSGKRFTGRTRGNRVCVFDASPRLVGALVPLRITRASVSTLYGELVLTGVAATP, from the coding sequence GCGCGCGCGCGGGTATCGCATTGTGCAGGAGGAAGATAATTGCGACGTCCTCCTGCTGAACACCTGCAGCGTGCGCGATGCAGCGGAACAGAAGGCTATCGGCAAGGCGGGGTATTTGCAGCATCGGAAGAAGAAAAACCCGGACTTCGTGCTCGGGATCCTCGGCTGCATGGCGCAGAACCGCGGAGCGGAGCTCTTGGACCGCCTTCCCGATGTCGACCTGATAGTGGGCACCCAGAAGTTTCACCTGGTTCCTGATTACCTCGACAACCTTCGCGCCGCGCGCGAGGCCGGCGTTCCCATCGGCGAGACCCTCATCGACATCGGTGAGGAGCCTGGCTCGCAGAACGCGATCAAGGACCACCTTGAACCCGAGCCGGGGGCAGAGGTGCAGGTGTCGGCCTTCGTTTCGATTCAGCAGGGGTGCAACATGGATTGCGCCTTCTGCATTGTGCCGAAGACGCGCGGCGACGAGCGTTCACGCCCGATGGATGAAATCTTGGCGGAGTGCCGCGGACTCGCGCAACGCGGCGTGCGCGAGGTGACGTTGCTTGGCCAGATCGTCACCAGCTACGGCCGACGCGACTACGTCCACACCGGAGGCGTCTCTCCCTTCGTGCAGCTGCTCGAGCGCGTGCACGAGATCGAGGGAATCGAGCGCATACGCTTCACGTCGCCTCATCCCCGAGGTTTCAAGCAGGACCTGGCGGATGCCTATGGTCGGCTGCCCAAGCTTTGCGAGTACGTGCACCTGCCGATGCAGTCGGGAAGCGACCGCATTCTGCGCGCGATGAACAGGCCTTACACGCGGGAGCGCTATTGGGAGATTGTCGAGTCGCTCCGCGCCGTGCGGCCCGACATGTACTTCTCGACCGACGTGATCGTCGGCTTTCCGGGCGAGACCGAGGAGGACTTCCAGCAGACCCGGGAGCTTTTCGAGCGCTGCAACTTCGACATGGCGTATGTATTCAAATATTCGATACGCACCGGCACCCCTGCAGCGGCAATGGGCGACCAGATACCCGAGGAGGTGAAGGAACGTCGCAACCAGGAGCTGCTCGCAATCCTGCAGGCGAACTCCCTGCGTCGCACATCGACCCTCCTCGACACTGTGCAGGAGGTCCTAGTGGAGGGTCCGGACAAGAGCGGGAAACGCTTCACAGGCCGCACGCGGGGGAATCGTGTCTGCGTATTCGACGCCTCGCCCCGCCTGGTGGGAGCTCTTGTTCCCTTGCGAATCACACGCGCCTCGGTAAGCACACTTTATGGCGAACTGGTCCTGACCGGTGTCGCCGCCACGCCATGA
- a CDS encoding sigma-70 family RNA polymerase sigma factor, whose amino-acid sequence MRAYQDMVFSTAYRLTSNEAQAEDIAQEVFIKAHDHFEMLQSSPSAGGWLKTVATNLSLNHLQRYRKRWRFFSEFKREDYDSDSEAETPAIDFGTAETVRDSLHADDRRAWVERALARLPEHQRVPLVLFHYEDLPYDEIARRLGVSLSKVKTDILRARAALAAILAESGTAHETFNP is encoded by the coding sequence ATGCGCGCCTATCAAGACATGGTCTTTTCGACCGCCTATCGTCTGACCTCAAACGAGGCTCAGGCAGAAGATATTGCGCAAGAGGTATTTATAAAGGCTCATGACCATTTCGAGATGTTGCAGTCGAGCCCCTCGGCCGGAGGCTGGCTGAAGACGGTCGCGACGAATCTCAGCCTAAACCACCTCCAGAGGTACCGGAAGCGTTGGCGGTTCTTTTCGGAGTTTAAGCGGGAGGACTATGACTCCGATTCCGAGGCCGAGACACCAGCAATTGATTTTGGCACGGCAGAAACGGTGCGCGACTCCCTTCACGCCGATGATCGACGTGCCTGGGTGGAGCGGGCCTTGGCCCGACTGCCGGAACACCAGCGTGTTCCACTCGTACTCTTTCATTACGAAGACCTTCCCTACGACGAGATAGCCAGACGCCTGGGTGTCTCCCTCTCAAAGGTAAAAACCGATATCTTGCGTGCCCGAGCCGCTTTAGCTGCTATACTGGCTGAATCCGGCACGGCCCACGAAACCTTCAACCCCTAA
- a CDS encoding guanylate kinase: MSQLDLSQSANQLLAPVLLVLAGPAGSGKTTLCDRMVAETPGFSRVVTATTRAPREGEVNGVHYHFLSAGEFDQKIAEGAFLEWAWVHKVNRYGTLASSVLGPLAAGQSLIINVDVQGVDNFRRAGAANPLLARHLATVFISVPLEELRARMIRRGQNTEADIERRMHTAELELREAQKFDFRIQSSSRDGDFAALQAIWRNVAARVAAST; the protein is encoded by the coding sequence ATGTCGCAATTGGACCTGTCCCAGTCCGCCAACCAACTCCTCGCACCGGTCCTCCTCGTACTGGCGGGTCCGGCCGGCTCCGGGAAGACGACGCTCTGCGACCGCATGGTTGCAGAGACCCCCGGCTTCTCTCGCGTTGTCACGGCGACCACGCGGGCGCCCCGTGAAGGAGAAGTAAACGGCGTTCACTACCATTTCCTTTCCGCTGGGGAGTTTGACCAAAAGATCGCGGAAGGTGCGTTCCTCGAATGGGCCTGGGTTCACAAGGTCAACCGTTATGGGACGCTTGCGTCCTCTGTCCTGGGACCCTTGGCAGCCGGGCAGAGTCTGATCATTAATGTCGATGTTCAGGGCGTTGATAATTTCCGTCGCGCGGGAGCGGCCAATCCACTCCTCGCGAGACATCTGGCGACCGTCTTCATAAGCGTGCCCCTCGAAGAACTTCGGGCGCGGATGATTCGCCGTGGCCAGAACACCGAGGCGGACATCGAGCGCCGGATGCATACAGCAGAGCTTGAACTGCGGGAGGCCCAGAAGTTCGACTTCCGAATTCAGAGTTCGTCTCGCGATGGGGATTTCGCCGCGCTTCAGGCGATTTGGAGAAACGTGGCGGCAAGGGTGGCGGCGAGCACCTAG
- a CDS encoding DUF3568 family protein gives MNHRFRFLSSAAAVCAAGAALFTSGCSSVELNPEGSMVAVYRFGEFRMLLNTTAPVASQAAQRALAQFDLYQTGATTNTYDAKIVARTRSDQQVVIEINEINSRQCMLRIRWGAGGDVVRSRRLYEAIEAGIPSA, from the coding sequence ATGAACCATCGTTTCCGTTTCCTCTCCTCCGCCGCTGCTGTTTGCGCCGCCGGCGCCGCTCTCTTCACCTCGGGTTGTTCATCCGTGGAGCTCAATCCCGAGGGCTCCATGGTTGCCGTATATCGCTTTGGGGAGTTCCGCATGTTGCTGAACACAACGGCCCCGGTTGCGTCGCAGGCCGCACAGCGGGCGTTGGCGCAGTTTGACCTCTACCAGACGGGCGCCACCACCAATACGTATGACGCAAAGATCGTTGCGCGCACGCGCAGCGACCAGCAGGTGGTAATCGAGATCAATGAAATCAACAGCCGCCAGTGCATGCTGCGCATCCGCTGGGGTGCCGGCGGCGACGTCGTTCGATCCCGCCGCCTGTACGAGGCAATTGAAGCGGGGATTCCCAGCGCCTAA